The window TATTTCAATATTTATTCTATCATTTGAGTGAGTTTTGTTACTAACAGAATGAGTTTTTCTTTTCATAAATCTATATAATGTTTTGAAAAAGttgatactaagagtttcagtaggcaaataTTTAAGTCTTACTGAAGTGGGTGTTTACAGAAGCTGTaaatatcaaattcttttagtgaataCCTTCTGTAAACAAAAAAAAGAGACATAGAAGGTTTTTATCTTTCGAAATTTCAGAAACAATCATTGTATCTTATTATTTTTACTGTTGTTTTTGTATTTATTCACAACGTCTCGGTAGACTCATTCTGCATGGTACATCAAATTTGTATTCTTTGAACGGTCTATCAGACTTCTGTTACTAACACCAATAGAATGTCATTTAAATCCAGAAGCTAAGAAAACAGTGAGGTATTGACCCCCTTCTAAAGCACATCCACCGATCATAATAAGATATAATCTCATTAAAGCTAAATCAATAACTTTAAGCCATTTCTAAAAGAAATTATTTCTCCCTGAATTACagggtttatttcatcctatcCATGTGAGCATTGTccccatgataggatggatgaccaagatttgtccatgcatatataggacctactttttttttgaaattgtatgtgtagtaagatcttacccgttgaaatgaagtgagGGTAGTGCCCACACAGGTAGAATCTCATCTACCGAATTACAGCTTAATCAATCCCCATACTTTTGATGAACAAATTCCCAATTTTTACATTGCACGTGCAGTTGGAAGATAATTTCCACCTCAAACACATTCTCTATCTTCTAAGTACCAATTAAtattgttatattattattataaaaaataactttttttaGTCCACTAATTTTCACTATTTTGGTTTTGGTTCACtaagttttcaaattttgatactTGTACACGAACTTTCATTTTTTCGGATTATTGTACTGTGTTGCAGGAGTACTGAAGTAGCATCAAAAAATGCTGGCATAGCACCAAAAATTTTAACGTGACATCAAAAAATACTGACATAACACCTGAAATATCTATATTTGGTTGGCAATATAGTTACTCTTCTGTCACCATCGAATTAATCATATCGAATGATATAAATTCGTAGTTTTCGTAAATAGTATATTATATTAGAAATTTCTATTTATGATGGAAATATAATCATCGATTCCATTAAAACGGGGAAATTGTATTTTTGACAATGTAACTTTCACCTGTTTAAATTTATGTCATGTTATTAAAGAAAATCACAGTTTTGAAGCATTAATTtgctcttttttaaaaaaattaatcatttttcatTAGAGTGCTAACATGACTTGACGTTAGGTACGTCTGACATCATGTCAATAATTTTTGGCGACACATCATTTTCTGGTGTCCGGTCATCATTTTCCAATGTCACGTCAGTACCATAGtgaaaaacttaaaatttgGCAAAGTATAAACTAATCCATTAGGAATATCGTAAATTAACCGACAACATGACCAAAAATAAAAACTTATTTACATAACCAAAAATTATCTACCGAAAAATTTGAAAGGTGTTGTCATATTATAAATagttatttgataaaataattgCATAATTGGCTATCAAATAcgttaattaaataaacaagtcTACAGTGTCTGCAGTCACAATTTATTTTTCTAAACCTTAAAGTGGGAGAATATATGGAAACTTTATAAAAGAAATACACATATACAAGATTTGCTTGCTAGGGGTAGGTCAAGGTATTTCAAGGTATTCTTTCTTCcctcaatatcagttctgaaaacAACAGTTCCTCCAAATCAAGAAAACTGCCGTCAATAGATCCTTCCATTTTTGGCAACTTTTCGACAAAGGGTATTCAAGATTTATTAGGGTTACTGCAGAAGTTGTTAGATTCAAGAATGAAGAAAAGGCAAGTAGTGATCAGAAAGCAAGCATCTCAAAGGACCTCGAGTTCTCAGATTGTAAGAACGACTGTTCGATACGCAGAATGCCAGAAAAATCATGCGGCAAACATCGGAGGATACGCGGTGGATGGGTGCCGGGAGTTCATGGCCGGTGGTGGAGAAGGCACGGCTGCTGCACTCGTCTGCGCCGCCTGCGGTTGCCACCGGAGCTTCCACCGACAGGATGCCGACACCGAGGTGGTTGGTAACAATTCTTCACCTTCTTGAGTCTGTCTCGATTGCTTGTTTCAGGAAATTCGAATTTTATTGTATGTACTTTGGAAAAAACAAATAGCAtaaattttgtgaaaaaaaaaGGATCATTAATTAATCTTTTCAAAGGATGAAAAAGTCACCCtgattttcattttattttgcaTCTTTTCCTTGATTTCACGGATgttaatatatatgtaaaatcaaagaaaatgatGATCGGGGTTTTGTTGTTCAGATCAAGAAACTGAAGATGCTTATATGCATATTTAAGGtcaaatcttgatttaattagaTCAGGTTTGAAAATGTATATTGGAATATGATATCAGGTAAACCCCACGCTTCGTCCCTATCGTGTGGATCCGCCCATCTTCAAATTGTATCTCTTGAAAacgtgtattttattttttgactcgtaaatttttttattctgAGATCGAAAATGTGAACTGATAGGTAAAGACGGTACCACTCTTATCAACTATATAATAGTTCAAACATCACGTTTCGATCGTTTTCTTAATAAATGATACTTCTTACTTCTTAACATGTACTATATTCTTAATCAAAAACATCAGCCGAGttgaaattaaatatataacatGTTTTAATACAATAAGTTTTTTTTAGATTGATTCTAAAATAGATAAAATTATCAgtcttttaatatatatatatatttttaaaaacggTGTCTAAAGAATTATAAAAAATGGCAAATCAAGAGATCGAGGTTATGACTTTTGTTTCATGATCTCTTAAATATGTATTAAAGGGAAAATGGTAGTGCAGATATATGAATAATTTGGTATGAAGTGCAATAAGATACACATGTTCCCTATCAATCTTTTGGCACTTAGAATTGTGCATGCTTTTGTtatttgtttattattattttttggtgAATGGTTCGGTACTTCTTTTAACTGTCTCATCATTGTCGTTaattttttgacaaaaacttgtgtgagacggtctcacagatcgtatttgtttgacggatctcttatttgggacacccatgaaaaagtattcttttttatgctaagaatattattttttattgtgaatgagtagtgttgacctgtctcacagattatgatccgtgagacggtctcatatgagacccactcttattttttatataaatttctAATTATAAGCAACTAAAATTTAATACAGTCGTGGactaaatatttaaacaatttatctattttctattttctttaaGCTCGTGCAAAGTTTGACATAGGTgatgtgatattatatgtattagcGTTATGTCAATACTTTTCGACATCATATCTGTATCTCATTGAAAATAAACTAGAAACTCATAAATAAGAAAGATAACATACTAAGATCGAAATTTGATAACAAAGACGACCAAAACTACAAAGAGACAAATATATATGatcaagagtaggtctcttgtagacggtctcacgaatctttattcgtgagacgagtcaatcttggaaatattaaaaacaaaaaataatatttttgagataaaaaataatttttttatgggtgatccaaatagaATATCTGTCTAACGAAATTAACCCATAAAACTCACGCATGATCAAATTtacatattataaaaaatatcacaataaaactATGGGAAAAaattgtatgagacggtctcacgggtcatattttgtgatacatattTCTTATATttgtcatctatgaaaaagtattactttttattctgagaatattactttttattgtgaatattggtagggttgacccacttcacagataaagattcgtgagaccgtctaacaagATACCTACTCTAAAACTATTTGTACACTATggatatatttttaatgaatttaCTACATGGAAATATTATTAGAAACAATATTATACTctcaaactatatatatatatatatatatatatatatatatatatatatatatatatatatatatatatatatatatatatatatatatatatgtaatagccgagcccggtgtacggtacgatttaagtttcgtttgttatttgggatatttgattagatgattatagttgtgttttgggctttagtattattggttattatttatttgaggtattagttgttgttggttgttcgtttcagcgtttcggttcgattttagttgctttggaatagtgttttgccgtgagtagagtgcacccgcgctcttagaggagtgcccccgcggtgcacTGTGCTATTTTTTGGAGTTTgagtgccgtgagcacaccgcacccgcggcgttgtagagaccgcccccgcggtagagaccgcacccgcgctgcttgcagtgccgcacccgcggtgttagtgttccagaatttttgagattgccgtaaccatagcgcacccgcggtccttgtgttggcgcacccgcggtgaaggtatggtcgagtttttaagctactttttggagtggttggccatgcttttcctttcttctctccttcattctcgacatttctctccatttttagggtttttggtcatttctttcacttcctatcttcgattcaagcgtttgtttggaatttcgacttgagttcgacgttctccttggtgctaggaagcttgggtaagtttttggtgcgattctgttaaggttgtaaattaagagttgtttagattggttgtttaagtggatttatggattatttagcttgtaatcttggatatttagttgatattggtgttatttgtggattatttgttgtaggtggtgatcaagagctaagttgaggtgtttgttgtggtttgtaagtggaatttcattcctttttgctcacatgattatatatgtatgtgtttcaaagagtttattgtgttattccctttcatttgatctatagtatgtattgttatatgtattggaggcattgtatgtctcattattgattaaagggaatacaaaaagatatatagagttcaaagtgattgttaaatccagagaagagtttaaatgttttcggattgataaatacatagtcagagattgcatgcaatattagatgatcatcgcccagaggcttatatccctcagagttatcggtatttatatcgatttgggatacgagcaaccccagagcagagatactattgatatcaatccccagagcaaaagagaaataccatcatatttatatgctattgctatgttattgatattcagagtttacagttcagagttgatggtatttatgatttcaaagagatgttttacagagattattgtttattgttatataagagttccacttgctgagatttattctcatttcagttattttcatgtgatgcagatcagagtggtgccccgggacgttgactgtggattgggggtcatatgcatacaccgtggaaggaggattttggcatgatcataggaatgatgttttgtttttgttatgtcatttaaatgatcatgtatttattttgtaaagatatttaaactaatgtattttgaaactccttccgtatattttgaaaagaaaatttttatttccgctgcgtatttattttaaaagaggtcagggtgccacaatatatatatatatatatatatatataaacacacacacacacactcatatatatatatatatgtatatattaaaGCTATATCgatattatcatttaatattttaaacatcGGTTGAAACGTAATATTTAATTGTTCTCTTAATATGCACAATTTCTCACCAATGTATAAGTGTCCTTTCACTTGTGTCAATTTTCCATCAGCTATTGCAGACAACCAACTACGTAAATAAACAAACATATTTTCAAGTCCATATTTGTCATTGCCATGGACTTTTGAAATACGGGCTATCGAGTCGTTTTCACAAGCTGCTCATGTGGGgaaccggacgctaatcaagttcttaatcctcattgggactaattaatcaattataaaacagggtctaaatttttttcttttaaatgcggaacgtagtgacataaaaaaatacatatatacttctcagtatataaaagtacaaatcctgtatcacatacatttattcaactaaggtttaaacagctaatgtcaagtgtccaaccctatctctaatccaagtccggagcctccactctaatcacgatctttcctcatctcctggaccctgatcctgtcccacatgttgtcatgtacacatacagacaagacaacagtcggataactccggtgagaataaatcccagtataaatcaacgaaacatgcaatcatataaacaaatataaagcatgtaatcaggtaacagatatacgtatcaaaatctgaaacataaataattatagactatcgacaatgctcataactctatcattcagactagactcaatcctagtctagggatcccggtttccagatgtggtgttcctatatcgaattccgtaatagaag is drawn from Primulina eburnea isolate SZY01 chromosome 10, ASM2296580v1, whole genome shotgun sequence and contains these coding sequences:
- the LOC140803888 gene encoding mini zinc finger protein 2-like, which encodes MKKRQVVIRKQASQRTSSSQIVRTTVRYAECQKNHAANIGGYAVDGCREFMAGGGEGTAAALVCAACGCHRSFHRQDADTEVVGNNSSPS